A single Oncorhynchus mykiss isolate Arlee chromosome 22, USDA_OmykA_1.1, whole genome shotgun sequence DNA region contains:
- the LOC110502164 gene encoding trace amine-associated receptor 13c-like, protein MEEHKDDQYCFQVRNSSCRKALLSTSIYITLYIFFSLISALTVFLNILVIISISHFKQLHTQTNLLILSLAVSDLLVGLIVIPVMTVAIIEPCWVFGEYFCVFLLYINCLCTSLSLGSLVLISIDRYVAVCDPLLYHSKITITRVICCMSITWCCCIIYDAAIIKDIVNVQVPSRCLNECFTGDGYMWGNIIDFVITMVVPCSIIITLYMKIFVVARSQARKVFLKEAVSVSGVKNLQANKSERKAAKTLSIVVFTYLSCWIPFLFSFLFFSFLSDNLLSFIISFLPLANSLINPIIYALFYPWFKVTAKHILSLKLRRS, encoded by the coding sequence ATGGAGGAACACAAAGATGATCAATATTGTTTTCAAGTCAGAAACTCTTCTTGCAGAAAGGCTTTGCTATCGACATCTATCTACATAACACTGTACATCTTTTTCTCGTTGATTTCAGCATTAACAGTATTTTTGAACATACTCGTGatcatctccatctctcacttcAAGCAGCTCCACACTCAAACCAACCTGctcatcctctctctggctgtgtcagATCTCCTGGTGGGACTGATTGTGATACCAGTAATGACTGTAGCAATAATTGAACCATGCTGGGTTTTTGGggaatatttctgtgtgtttcttcTCTACATTAATTGTTTGTGTACTTCTTTATCTCTGGGCAGTTTGGTCTTGATATCTATTGACCGCTATGTTGCTGTGTGTGATCCCTTATTGTACCActctaaaataacaataacaagagtGATCTGTTGTATGTCCATTACCTGGTGTTGTTGTATCATATACGATGCTGCTATTATAAAAGACATTGTAAATGTACAGGTACCGAGTAGGTGCTTGAATGAATGTTTTACTGGTGACGGATATATGTGGGGTAATATAATTGACTTTGTAATTACAATGGTTGTCCCGTGCTCTATTATTATAACACTTTATATGAAAATCTTTGTGGTGGCCAGATCACAGGCCAGAAAGGTATTTTTAAAAGAGGCTGTCAGTGTGTCTGGTGTTAAAAATCTACAGGCAAATAAGTCTGAGAGAAAAGCAGCAAAAACTCTGTCTATTGTTGTTTTCACCTATCTAAGTTGTTGGATTCCTTTTCTATtttcttttttgtttttttctttcttaagTGACAATTTATTATCATTCATCATCAGCTTTCTGCCACTTGCTAATTCCTTAATTAATCCAATAATTTATGCTTTATTTTATCCATGGTTCAAAGTGACGGCTAAACATATTTTATCTCTGAAGTTAAGGCGTTCATAG